Proteins encoded together in one Coffea arabica cultivar ET-39 chromosome 2c, Coffea Arabica ET-39 HiFi, whole genome shotgun sequence window:
- the LOC113725930 gene encoding uncharacterized protein, translating to MFISNGPHSIKSHLPRLLPGPPSISPPLFISPATHLPQNHATWKEKFPRLKAKHIHSTLWSVGNYKSEGKKIMSFPTTLLLSLKIILISTGAISMAMGMIFSVPSITAFTCYDLPVVWKSVVTWLKPPYLYFIINVIIITIAASSRFSHHHQSKNSDSYQSREPLISVRTPPPSDVVAAVVLAQREDELNRNAVEAPGPLALPPPPVVEVYVAEDEDEDEDEKVVELKPVVVNGVQFEAVGGTEDADDVANDEWVVWESSATPSQKMVSPESPLDLLLPEKEKPLTASRFGHRKPIKTSPEGGRALRVARPKRDQTLESTWKMITDGRHVPLTRHLKRSDTWENHGREVLVNPSLDSEHDFTPDHVPKSQTFRERTSYYDAQTTGPPVPGRIHREPSPGQDELNRRVEAFIKKFNEDMRLQRQESLNQYMEMINRGAN from the exons ATGTTTATATCCAACGGCCCTCATTCCATCAAATCCCACTTACCACGTCTCCTCCCCGGTCCCCCCTCCATTTCCCCACCCCTATTTATATCCCCAGCCACCCACCTCCCACAGAACCATGCAACCTGGAAGGAAAAGTTCCCCAGACTCAAAGCTAAGCATATACACTCCACTCTCTGGTCTGTTGGAAATTACAAAtcggagggaaaaaaaataatgtcGTTTCCTACTACGTTGCTACTTTCCCTGAAAATTATCTTGATTTCGACGGGAGCCATTTCCATGGCTATGGGGATGATATTCTCTGTTCCATCGATTACAGCTTTCACCTGTTATGACCTTCCTGTAGTTTGGAAATCTGTGGTGACCTGGCTCAAGCCTCCTTACCTCTACTTCATCATCAACGTTATTATCATCACCATCGCCGCCTCCTCCCGCTTCAGTCATCATCACCAATCCAAAAACTCGGATTCCTATCAATCACGTGAGCCGCTGATTTCTGTTAGAACACCTCCGCCGTCTGATGTGGTGGCCGCGGTAGTATTGGCTCAGCGGGAGGATGAGCTTAATAGGAATGCAGTGGAAGCTCCGGGGCCGCTGGCGCTGCCTCCGCCGCCTGTGGTGGAGGTGTATGTTGCTGAAGATGAAGACGAAGACGAGGATGAGAAGGTTGTGGAGCTGAAGCCCGTGGTGGTGAACGGTGTTCAATTTGAGGCCGTTGGAGGAACTGAAGATGCTGATGACGTGGCGAATGACGAATGGGTGGTTTGGGAGTCTAGTGCCACTCCGTCTCAGAAGATGGTTTCTCCCGAGTCTCCCCTGGATCTTCTCCTGCCGGAAAAAGAGAAACCGCTAACTGCGTCGAGATTTGGTCACAGGAAGCCTATCAAAACCAGTCCCGaag GTGGGAGAGCGCTGAGGGTGGCAAGGCCAAAGAGGGATCAAACGCTGGAGAGCACGTGGAAGATGATAACGGATGGGCGTCACGTGCCGCTCACGAGGCACTTGAAGAGATCTGACACGTGGGAGAATCATGGGCGGGAGGTCTTGGTAAACCCATCACTAGATTCGGAGCATGACTTCACTCCGGACCACGTGCCCAAATCACAGACCTTCAGAGAGCGCACCAGTTATTATGACGCACAAACCACCGGGCCGCCGGTTCCTGGGAGGATTCATAGGGAGCCTTCACCGGGTCAGGACGAGTTGAACCGCCGAGTCGAAGCATTCATCAAGAAATTCAATGAAGATATGAGGCTGCAGAGGCAAGAGTCGTTGAACCAGTACATGGAAATGATCAACCGTGGGGCCAATTAA